In Desulfomonilia bacterium, a single genomic region encodes these proteins:
- a CDS encoding AAA family ATPase has translation MDQPKYTAKEFATLIGISKSHLTKLESEGRFPEPQIIDGVRYYCPHEIPNYLEKLKKGPLVKTKRRQIFLNFKGGTGKTTLSAFYAFRLAQLGIKVLLIDLDPQGHLTQCLGISHDNFEATLYNVLIERMDIKDVIIDTPMPNLKLIPASLDLSPVELALTSMNARELRLKKSLASIQNQYDVIVMDASPSIGLLNLNGILASTELFVPVLADFLSYHGLKILFETLSGIEEDFDFILDNIHIIINHFNAALNICQRAKEALQEHYSDYLLETIIRQDTKMAEAASMGLPIHLYTSKGRGSYDIDSFIKEIYPDLPIVF, from the coding sequence ATGGATCAGCCTAAATACACGGCAAAGGAATTTGCCACACTAATCGGAATATCAAAATCACATCTTACGAAATTGGAGTCGGAAGGCAGGTTTCCGGAACCTCAAATAATTGACGGGGTCCGTTATTACTGTCCGCATGAAATCCCCAATTATCTTGAAAAGTTGAAGAAAGGCCCTCTAGTCAAAACAAAAAGAAGGCAGATTTTTCTGAACTTCAAGGGAGGCACGGGAAAAACAACACTCTCAGCCTTTTATGCATTCAGACTTGCACAGCTGGGCATAAAGGTCCTTCTGATAGACCTCGACCCTCAGGGCCACCTCACACAATGCCTTGGCATTTCTCATGATAATTTCGAGGCCACACTCTATAATGTGCTGATTGAACGCATGGACATAAAGGATGTAATAATCGACACGCCCATGCCCAACCTCAAGCTCATTCCGGCAAGCCTTGACCTTTCACCTGTTGAACTGGCGCTTACATCGATGAACGCCCGTGAACTGCGGTTAAAAAAAAGCCTGGCTTCGATTCAAAATCAGTATGATGTCATAGTAATGGATGCATCCCCTTCAATCGGCCTTTTAAACCTTAACGGCATTCTGGCAAGCACGGAACTTTTCGTTCCTGTTCTTGCAGATTTTCTTTCTTATCACGGGCTCAAGATTCTATTCGAGACCCTTTCCGGGATAGAGGAAGATTTTGACTTTATCCTGGACAATATCCATATAATCATTAATCATTTCAATGCGGCGTTAAACATCTGCCAGAGGGCGAAAGAGGCCCTTCAGGAGCATTACAGCGACTACCTTCTTGAGACAATCATCAGACAGGATACGAAAATGGCCGAGGCGGCAAGTATGGGACTTCCCATACATCTGTACACGTCAAAAGGCAGGGGGTCATACGACATCGATTCTTTTATTAAAGAAATTTACCCTGATCTGCCGATTGTCTTTTGA
- a CDS encoding MOSC domain-containing protein, with protein sequence MENSVKGIVISVNTSLFKGEKKSPVEKAEIVNCHGIKGDAHAGPGERQISLLAWESIEKMREKGYDARNGDFAENLTIKGIILWELKPGDVLKVGGGVILRITRIGKICHDRCKIYYQVGDCVMPREGVFAEVVCGGIIRPGDTVVLADSMTGSVSA encoded by the coding sequence GTGGAAAATAGCGTAAAGGGCATTGTCATATCCGTAAACACGAGCCTTTTCAAAGGCGAAAAAAAATCCCCGGTAGAAAAGGCGGAGATAGTAAACTGCCATGGTATCAAGGGTGACGCGCATGCAGGCCCCGGCGAGCGGCAGATAAGCCTTCTTGCATGGGAAAGCATCGAGAAGATGAGGGAGAAAGGCTATGATGCCAGAAACGGTGACTTTGCCGAGAACCTTACGATCAAAGGCATAATTCTCTGGGAACTCAAGCCGGGGGATGTGCTTAAGGTGGGCGGTGGAGTGATTCTGAGAATAACAAGGATAGGCAAGATATGTCATGACAGATGCAAAATCTACTATCAGGTGGGCGACTGCGTAATGCCGAGAGAGGGGGTTTTTGCCGAGGTGGTATGCGGGGGCATCATCAGACCCGGCGACACTGTAGTGCTTGCCGATTCAATGACCGGGTCTGTTTCCGCTTGA
- the lpdA gene encoding dihydrolipoyl dehydrogenase, with protein MQKGKYDLFVLGAGPGGYTAAILASKKGLKVGLAEAGKPGGTCTNLGCIPTKTYCESVKLFSGMKNASRFGIEAEVRPLDLENLLSRKERIISRLSKGIELLLKTNGVELIKGEAAIAGSDEVMIGDDIYKFDNLMICTGSKPKPCPFDVPGIWTSNEALSVKEIPRTLLIVGGGVIGMEMAGIFSALGVQVTVVEALDRILPGEEPDVSRLLLKTMRSVRFLTSALVKGIEKRELFNTTVESGEKTEVIETEKILWCTGRSPVVPAGLEKLGIDMHASGGIKVDKGMRTSVPGVYVAGDATGEWMLAYIASREAEIAVENITGGNALMDYSCVPSIIFTSPEIASVGAVPHDAPGLKKGTFPVAALGRARTAEANDGFANVYTDSEGRLVRVTIAAPHATDLIAWAALAVKKGMTVSDFLDPVYTHPTFSEIVKEAAEDCLGLSVHKG; from the coding sequence ATGCAAAAAGGCAAGTATGATTTGTTTGTATTAGGCGCCGGGCCCGGCGGATATACCGCTGCGATACTGGCTTCGAAAAAAGGGCTTAAAGTGGGTCTTGCCGAGGCGGGTAAACCTGGCGGGACCTGCACGAACCTGGGGTGCATTCCGACAAAGACCTATTGCGAGAGTGTAAAGCTATTTTCAGGAATGAAAAATGCGTCGAGGTTCGGGATAGAAGCGGAAGTAAGACCGCTCGACCTTGAAAATTTATTAAGCAGAAAGGAAAGGATCATCTCAAGACTTTCCAAAGGCATCGAACTGCTTCTGAAGACGAACGGCGTTGAGCTTATTAAAGGCGAGGCAGCCATTGCCGGAAGCGACGAAGTAATGATCGGCGATGATATCTATAAATTCGACAACCTGATGATATGCACAGGCTCGAAACCCAAGCCGTGTCCGTTTGACGTGCCCGGTATATGGACCAGCAACGAGGCTCTTTCGGTGAAAGAGATTCCCCGGACATTGCTGATAGTGGGAGGTGGTGTCATCGGCATGGAGATGGCAGGGATATTCTCTGCCCTTGGTGTTCAGGTAACTGTCGTCGAAGCGCTCGACAGGATTCTGCCCGGAGAAGAACCGGATGTGTCCCGGCTTCTTCTCAAAACGATGAGAAGTGTCCGCTTTCTGACTTCAGCACTGGTTAAAGGTATCGAAAAAAGAGAGTTGTTCAACACCACTGTCGAATCGGGTGAAAAAACAGAGGTGATAGAAACCGAAAAAATCCTGTGGTGCACGGGAAGGTCTCCGGTCGTGCCTGCAGGCCTGGAAAAGCTCGGGATTGATATGCATGCCTCAGGCGGCATAAAGGTTGATAAGGGCATGAGGACATCCGTTCCGGGCGTATACGTGGCAGGAGACGCCACAGGCGAATGGATGCTTGCCTACATTGCATCAAGGGAAGCGGAAATCGCGGTTGAAAACATTACCGGAGGAAATGCCCTGATGGATTATTCCTGCGTGCCTTCCATAATATTTACAAGTCCTGAAATAGCATCTGTAGGCGCCGTGCCACATGATGCCCCTGGGCTTAAAAAAGGGACTTTCCCGGTAGCGGCGCTTGGCAGGGCCAGAACCGCCGAGGCCAATGACGGATTTGCAAATGTCTATACCGACAGTGAAGGCAGGCTGGTCAGAGTTACAATAGCGGCACCGCATGCGACTGACCTCATTGCATGGGCGGCTCTCGCCGTAAAAAAGGGCATGACCGTAAGCGATTTTCTGGATCCGGTATATACGCACCCGACATTCTCGGAGATCGTGAAGGAAGCGGCTGAAGACTGTCTGGGACTGAGCGTTCACAAAGGATAG
- a CDS encoding ATP-dependent 6-phosphofructokinase: protein MGSENSFEYMEGDIDTNIVSLGNARIDSPVKGTMFIEDGERTLIDTSLAFLEKCRLQGRYPSTFEIAGPRKKIFFDPSKTKAGIVTCGGLCPGINNVIRSIVMEFYYMYGVHNICGIPFGLQGFIPKYAHPIIDLTPQSVEHIQERGGTVLGSSRGGQDISEIVDAIERLNLNILFFIGGDGTLKAASAVAKEVLARNYKCSVIGIPKTIDNDISFVSKTFGFDTAVKEAKKAIMCAHAEAKGAPNGIGLVKFMGRDSGFITAYAALAQGDANFVLVPEMDFDLDGENGFLSCLEKRIKNRGHAVIVVAEGAGLKFFDSANAKKDASGNIKMGDIGIFLKDAIQNFFARIDMPINLKYIDPSYMIRSVEADATDSIFCGLLAQMAVHAGMSGKTDMLIGNWGNNYVHIPIALSVRERKKIDVKGPLWMSVMESTGQPVMKNS, encoded by the coding sequence ATGGGTTCGGAAAATTCATTCGAATATATGGAAGGTGATATAGATACCAATATCGTTTCCCTTGGAAACGCCAGAATAGATTCGCCGGTAAAAGGCACCATGTTCATTGAAGACGGCGAACGCACGCTGATCGACACATCTCTCGCATTTCTTGAAAAGTGCAGGCTTCAAGGCCGCTATCCTTCGACGTTCGAAATAGCGGGCCCGAGGAAAAAGATATTCTTCGACCCGTCAAAGACAAAAGCGGGCATTGTTACATGCGGCGGGCTCTGCCCGGGCATAAACAACGTCATAAGAAGCATAGTCATGGAATTCTACTATATGTACGGTGTTCATAACATATGCGGGATACCGTTCGGACTTCAGGGTTTTATACCCAAATACGCACATCCCATAATCGATCTGACACCGCAATCGGTAGAGCACATACAGGAGAGGGGGGGAACAGTCCTCGGCTCATCTCGCGGGGGACAGGACATATCTGAAATCGTAGATGCAATCGAAAGGCTTAATTTGAATATCCTCTTTTTCATAGGAGGCGACGGAACGCTCAAGGCCGCTTCAGCCGTTGCAAAGGAAGTGCTTGCCAGAAACTACAAGTGTTCGGTCATAGGCATCCCCAAGACAATCGATAATGACATCAGTTTCGTAAGCAAGACCTTCGGTTTCGACACCGCCGTAAAAGAAGCCAAGAAAGCCATCATGTGTGCCCATGCCGAAGCCAAAGGCGCACCAAACGGCATAGGCCTCGTAAAGTTCATGGGCCGGGATTCCGGATTTATAACCGCCTATGCAGCGCTGGCACAGGGCGATGCAAATTTTGTCCTTGTACCTGAAATGGATTTTGACCTTGATGGGGAAAACGGATTTCTATCGTGTCTTGAAAAAAGGATTAAAAATCGCGGCCATGCGGTCATCGTCGTCGCAGAAGGCGCGGGCCTTAAATTCTTCGATAGCGCCAATGCGAAAAAGGACGCCTCTGGAAATATAAAGATGGGTGATATCGGCATCTTCCTGAAAGACGCAATCCAGAATTTCTTCGCAAGGATAGATATGCCGATCAACCTTAAATACATCGATCCCAGCTACATGATAAGGAGCGTCGAGGCCGACGCCACCGACTCCATATTCTGCGGGCTCCTTGCCCAGATGGCGGTACATGCTGGTATGTCGGGCAAGACCGATATGCTCATAGGCAACTGGGGAAACAATTATGTCCATATACCCATCGCTTTAAGCGTAAGAGAAAGAAAAAAGATTGATGTTAAGGGACCGCTCTGGATGAGCGTCATGGAATCCACCGGCCAGCCGGTAATGAAAAACTCATGA
- a CDS encoding valine--tRNA ligase, with the protein MLDQDYNPGEIEQKWYEFWLEKKYFHASTENNKQAFCIVIPPPNITGVLHMGHALNNTLQDILCRYKRMDGYNTLWMPGTDHAGIATQTVVERHLAENGTSRHELGRDAFIAEIWKWREKHGSLIINQLKRLGASCDWDRIRFTMDEGLSKAVRKVFVTLYNEGLIYRSDYIVNWCPRCHSAISDLEVDHEEEDSFLWHIRYPMEGGGEVVVATTRPETMLGDTAIAVNPEDERYKSFVGKNAILPILNRPIKIIPDPVVDLEFGTGAVKVTPAHDLNDYEMGIRHKLETIVIIDESGNMSPNTGPYKGMDRFECRKQLEIDLQEQGYLVDKTPYKVPVGKCYRCKTVIEPYLSKQWFVKTKPLAEKAIDAVKNGATRIIPQQWEKTYYEWMNNIREWCISRQIWWGHRIPAWFCDDCGEVIVSTTDPEKCTRCSSVNIRQETDVLDTWFSSALWPFSTMGWPDETPELKIFYPGSVLVTGFDILFFWVARMMMMGLKFMGDVPFRDVYLHALVRDEHGQKMSKTKGNFVDPIVEMDRFGADALRFTLAAFAAMGRDVRMSEKRIQGYRFFINKIWNAGRFVLNNTGENYNPEAVETAGLKFSTADKWVLTELNKTIIETRSALDEYRFNDAAEGLYHFTWHTFCDWYIELSKPMLESETSDTTRWVLIHVFRTILEMLHPIMPFVTEEVWQLLPGKKADSITITAYPSGNNAFNFAEEARHMDVIIELISGIRSIRGESNISPSVELEAVLKPKSPDVRTILEGHMNLVKRLARVKGLSFVENDAPKKSAFAVTADMEIYIPLEGVIDIAKEMDRLNKQLKNVKADLEAKEKKLSNRNFIEKADPEVVEEQKRLKEELSFKLEKIERARKLLEG; encoded by the coding sequence ATGCTTGATCAGGATTACAATCCAGGTGAAATCGAACAGAAATGGTATGAATTCTGGCTTGAAAAAAAATATTTTCATGCATCCACGGAAAACAATAAGCAGGCCTTCTGCATAGTCATTCCGCCTCCCAATATAACCGGCGTCCTCCACATGGGGCATGCTCTCAACAACACGCTTCAGGACATTCTCTGCCGCTACAAACGCATGGACGGCTACAACACGCTCTGGATGCCGGGGACCGACCACGCAGGCATTGCAACACAGACTGTTGTCGAAAGGCACCTCGCAGAAAACGGAACTTCCCGACATGAACTCGGAAGGGACGCATTCATCGCCGAGATCTGGAAATGGAGGGAAAAGCACGGCAGCCTCATAATAAACCAGCTCAAACGTCTGGGTGCATCATGCGACTGGGACAGGATAAGGTTCACCATGGACGAGGGCCTTTCAAAAGCGGTTCGCAAGGTGTTCGTAACACTTTATAACGAAGGGCTCATCTACAGGAGCGATTACATCGTGAACTGGTGCCCGAGATGCCACAGCGCAATATCAGACCTTGAAGTCGACCACGAGGAAGAGGACAGTTTCCTATGGCACATCCGCTATCCCATGGAGGGAGGCGGTGAGGTTGTGGTGGCCACCACGAGGCCCGAGACCATGCTGGGCGACACTGCCATTGCGGTCAATCCCGAGGATGAGCGCTACAAATCATTCGTTGGCAAAAACGCGATACTGCCCATACTCAACAGACCGATAAAGATCATACCGGACCCAGTCGTCGACCTGGAATTCGGCACCGGAGCTGTGAAGGTGACTCCGGCCCATGACCTCAACGATTACGAGATGGGGATAAGACACAAATTAGAAACAATCGTTATTATCGACGAGTCGGGCAACATGTCGCCGAATACCGGCCCTTACAAGGGCATGGACCGCTTCGAATGCAGGAAGCAGCTAGAGATTGATTTGCAGGAGCAGGGCTATCTCGTTGACAAGACGCCTTATAAAGTCCCGGTGGGGAAATGCTACCGCTGCAAGACCGTGATTGAGCCATATCTTTCAAAGCAATGGTTCGTAAAGACGAAGCCCCTCGCCGAAAAGGCCATCGACGCCGTGAAAAACGGTGCCACGCGCATAATCCCGCAGCAGTGGGAAAAAACGTACTACGAATGGATGAACAATATAAGGGAATGGTGCATTTCCCGTCAGATATGGTGGGGCCACAGAATCCCGGCATGGTTCTGCGACGACTGCGGCGAGGTCATAGTAAGCACGACCGACCCGGAAAAATGCACCAGGTGCTCTTCAGTAAATATCAGGCAGGAGACCGACGTGCTCGATACATGGTTCTCATCCGCGCTCTGGCCATTCTCAACCATGGGATGGCCGGACGAAACACCGGAGCTGAAAATATTCTACCCCGGAAGCGTTCTGGTCACCGGTTTCGACATACTCTTCTTCTGGGTAGCGCGCATGATGATGATGGGGCTGAAGTTCATGGGAGACGTACCTTTCAGGGACGTTTACCTGCATGCGCTGGTCAGGGACGAGCACGGTCAGAAGATGAGCAAGACCAAGGGAAATTTCGTCGATCCCATAGTAGAGATGGACCGCTTCGGCGCGGACGCGCTCAGGTTCACTCTTGCGGCATTCGCCGCAATGGGGCGCGACGTGCGCATGAGCGAAAAACGCATACAGGGCTACCGCTTCTTCATCAACAAGATATGGAATGCGGGAAGATTCGTTCTGAATAACACAGGCGAGAATTACAATCCCGAGGCGGTTGAAACAGCAGGGCTCAAGTTCTCCACAGCGGATAAGTGGGTGCTGACCGAACTCAACAAGACGATTATTGAGACACGCTCCGCTCTGGACGAATACAGGTTCAACGATGCGGCTGAAGGTCTCTATCACTTCACGTGGCATACCTTCTGCGACTGGTATATCGAACTCTCAAAGCCCATGCTCGAAAGCGAGACCTCGGATACGACCAGATGGGTCCTTATTCATGTGTTCAGGACAATCCTGGAAATGCTGCACCCGATCATGCCCTTTGTAACCGAAGAGGTCTGGCAGCTCCTTCCCGGAAAGAAAGCCGATTCCATTACAATAACGGCCTATCCGTCCGGGAACAATGCATTCAACTTTGCTGAAGAAGCACGCCATATGGATGTCATTATCGAGCTTATTTCAGGAATAAGGAGCATAAGGGGAGAGTCCAATATATCGCCTTCAGTCGAGCTTGAAGCCGTCCTTAAACCTAAATCGCCAGATGTAAGGACCATACTTGAGGGACACATGAATCTTGTCAAAAGGCTTGCCAGGGTCAAAGGGCTTTCATTTGTCGAGAATGACGCACCTAAAAAGAGCGCCTTTGCTGTAACGGCCGACATGGAGATTTACATACCTCTTGAAGGCGTAATCGATATTGCCAAGGAAATGGACAGGCTGAACAAGCAGCTCAAGAACGTAAAGGCTGATCTTGAGGCAAAGGAAAAAAAGCTTTCCAACAGAAACTTCATTGAGAAGGCCGACCCCGAAGTTGTCGAGGAGCAGAAGAGGCTCAAGGAAGAACTGAGCTTCAAACTTGAGAAGATCGAGAGGGCGAGAAAACTCCTTGAAGGATAG
- a CDS encoding biotin--[acetyl-CoA-carboxylase] ligase, with translation MKDRRKDFIKEFIKLASIDSTNRYALDYGKPFAAVTAEKQEAGRGRRGHQWYSPEGNLYLTITLPGMDTRYTVLAGVAAREAIADILPTEEPLIKWPNDILIRGRKVAGILCESRASITAVGIGVNINQIEWPEELAGKAGSLKLFSGRCHAIGDVADLIIGSIEKWYGKLTDMGFEPIKEYFLKYHIKSDYKPMLPDGTGITIRDIDPDGFLMIEANGIERTLINEELFFSGYTGL, from the coding sequence TTGAAGGATAGAAGAAAAGACTTCATCAAGGAGTTCATAAAACTAGCCTCAATTGATTCCACAAACAGGTATGCCCTGGATTATGGGAAACCTTTTGCAGCAGTAACCGCTGAAAAGCAGGAGGCTGGCAGAGGCCGGAGGGGACACCAGTGGTATTCGCCTGAAGGCAATCTCTATCTGACAATCACTCTTCCCGGCATGGATACCCGATATACGGTTCTGGCGGGTGTTGCTGCAAGAGAGGCTATAGCTGATATCCTTCCCACAGAAGAACCCCTTATCAAATGGCCGAATGACATCCTGATAAGAGGCAGAAAAGTTGCGGGAATCCTGTGCGAATCAAGGGCGTCTATTACCGCGGTCGGGATCGGAGTCAATATAAACCAGATAGAATGGCCCGAAGAGCTTGCCGGCAAGGCAGGTTCGCTCAAGCTTTTTTCAGGCCGGTGTCATGCGATAGGTGACGTGGCAGACCTGATAATCGGCTCAATTGAAAAGTGGTATGGCAAACTAACAGACATGGGATTTGAACCGATAAAAGAATACTTCCTGAAATACCATATCAAATCCGATTACAAACCCATGCTGCCCGACGGAACCGGGATCACCATCAGGGATATCGATCCGGACGGTTTTCTGATGATCGAGGCAAACGGGATAGAGAGAACGCTCATCAATGAAGAGCTGTTCTTCTCAGGTTATACAGGTTTGTGA
- a CDS encoding type II secretion system F family protein: MPVFVWEGKLADGTLKKGEVDAESKASVNTILRRQRITPIKVKSKPKNIVLLKQKVRTKELVVFVRQFATMINAGLPLVQCLEILGTQQANAEFKRIITTIRQDVEGGSTFADALKKHPQVFDDLFINLVAAGELGGVLDIILNRLALHMEKSEAIKGKVKSAMVYPIIVICVAVVVVAILMIFVIPTFKEMFTSFGGSLPAPTQMVISMSNFFRGYWWVMIIIIVALLAAFRYAMKVPKIRYQVDKVFLKLPLFGPLLRKVAVAKFSRTLSTMISSGVPIMDGLEITSKSSGNLVIEEGIKNVRQAISEGKPMADPLEATGLFPGMVVQMVSVGEATGALDNMLAKIADFYDEEVDAAVSALTASLEPMLMVFLGGTIGFLVVAMYLPIFKMGAVVG, from the coding sequence ATGCCAGTATTCGTTTGGGAAGGCAAACTTGCTGACGGGACTTTAAAAAAAGGTGAAGTCGATGCCGAAAGCAAGGCATCGGTAAATACGATCCTCAGAAGGCAGAGAATCACTCCAATAAAGGTAAAGTCCAAACCCAAAAATATCGTATTATTAAAGCAAAAGGTCAGGACAAAGGAGCTGGTTGTCTTTGTCAGACAGTTCGCAACCATGATAAATGCGGGACTGCCCCTTGTTCAATGTCTGGAGATACTGGGAACCCAGCAGGCAAATGCTGAATTCAAGAGGATTATCACGACCATCAGGCAGGATGTTGAAGGCGGCTCGACATTTGCCGATGCACTGAAGAAGCATCCTCAGGTATTCGATGATCTTTTCATCAATCTGGTTGCAGCAGGAGAGCTTGGCGGTGTTCTTGATATCATCCTCAACAGGCTGGCGCTGCACATGGAGAAATCTGAAGCGATCAAGGGAAAGGTAAAAAGCGCAATGGTATATCCGATAATCGTCATCTGTGTGGCGGTTGTTGTCGTAGCCATACTGATGATATTCGTAATTCCTACATTCAAGGAGATGTTCACCTCTTTCGGAGGCTCTCTTCCCGCCCCGACCCAGATGGTTATAAGCATGAGCAATTTTTTCAGGGGATACTGGTGGGTGATGATAATAATCATTGTGGCTCTGTTGGCTGCTTTCAGATACGCCATGAAGGTTCCGAAGATCAGGTACCAGGTAGATAAGGTGTTTCTGAAACTCCCGTTATTCGGTCCCCTTCTCAGGAAGGTCGCGGTTGCAAAGTTTTCCAGGACGCTTTCGACAATGATATCTTCAGGCGTGCCTATAATGGACGGTCTCGAGATCACATCCAAGTCATCAGGAAACCTGGTAATTGAAGAGGGCATTAAAAATGTCAGGCAGGCGATCAGTGAAGGAAAACCGATGGCGGACCCGCTCGAAGCAACAGGGCTTTTCCCCGGCATGGTCGTTCAGATGGTTTCAGTCGGAGAGGCAACAGGTGCACTTGACAATATGCTTGCCAAAATAGCCGATTTCTATGATGAAGAAGTCGATGCCGCAGTCTCGGCCCTTACCGCGTCCCTTGAACCTATGCTTATGGTCTTTCTGGGCGGCACGATCGGCTTCCTTGTAGTGGCGATGTACCTGCCGATATTCAAGATGGGTGCGGTCGTCGGTTAA
- a CDS encoding type IV pilus twitching motility protein PilT: MESTIYDLLKKMVEKGASDLHITTGSSPQVRVRGDLYPLDEPALTPPDTRQLLYSLLTEAQKHKFEEDLELDFSFGLKGLARFRGNIFIQRGAPAGVFRMIPYEIMSLEALGLPSVTGKLTSYPRGMILVTGPTGSGKSTTLAAFLDKINQERRGHVITIEDPIEFVHKHKNCLVNQREIGSDTRNFGSALKHILRQDPDVVFIGEMRDLETMQAALTISETGHLVFATLHTNSSVQTINRIVDSFPSHQQPQVRAQLAFVLEAVIAQQLLPRADGLGRVLACEVMIATSAIRNLIREDKIHQIYSQMQVGQSKHNMQTMNQSLYNLYLKKLITLEDALGWAVDVEELKQMMTSTGGIKINPGGERR; this comes from the coding sequence GTGGAAAGTACTATTTATGATCTGCTGAAAAAAATGGTTGAAAAAGGTGCATCCGACCTTCACATCACCACTGGTTCTTCACCACAGGTAAGGGTGAGGGGAGATCTTTATCCCCTGGATGAACCGGCTCTCACGCCGCCTGATACCAGGCAGCTGCTTTATTCCCTGTTAACCGAGGCCCAGAAACATAAATTTGAAGAAGACCTGGAGCTTGATTTCTCATTCGGACTGAAGGGCCTGGCGCGCTTCAGGGGGAATATTTTCATTCAAAGGGGCGCACCCGCAGGTGTCTTCAGGATGATCCCCTATGAGATCATGTCACTGGAGGCGCTAGGACTGCCTAGTGTTACCGGCAAGCTTACATCATATCCGAGAGGGATGATCCTGGTCACCGGCCCTACTGGAAGCGGTAAATCAACAACCCTAGCCGCCTTTCTTGACAAAATAAACCAGGAGCGCAGGGGGCATGTAATTACGATAGAAGACCCGATCGAGTTTGTGCACAAGCACAAGAACTGTCTGGTGAACCAGAGAGAAATAGGCAGCGATACAAGAAATTTCGGGAGTGCGCTGAAGCATATCCTTAGACAGGACCCGGATGTTGTTTTCATCGGGGAAATGAGGGACCTTGAAACAATGCAGGCGGCTCTTACGATCTCGGAAACCGGACACCTTGTTTTTGCGACGCTGCATACGAATTCTTCTGTTCAGACCATAAACAGGATAGTGGATTCATTCCCTTCGCACCAGCAGCCGCAGGTCCGTGCCCAGCTTGCATTCGTGCTTGAAGCGGTCATCGCCCAGCAGCTTCTTCCAAGGGCTGACGGGTTGGGCAGGGTGCTGGCATGTGAAGTGATGATAGCAACCTCTGCAATAAGAAATCTTATAAGGGAAGACAAGATTCACCAGATATACTCTCAGATGCAGGTCGGACAGTCAAAGCACAACATGCAGACCATGAACCAGTCTTTATATAACCTCTATCTGAAGAAGCTTATAACCCTTGAGGACGCCCTCGGGTGGGCGGTGGATGTTGAAGAACTCAAGCAGATGATGACTTCTACGGGAGGGATAAAGATAAATCCCGGGGGAGAGAGGAGATAA